In Nitrobacteraceae bacterium AZCC 1564, the following proteins share a genomic window:
- a CDS encoding alpha-methylacyl-CoA racemase (product_source=KO:K01796; cath_funfam=3.40.50.10540; cog=COG1804; ko=KO:K01796; pfam=PF02515; superfamily=89796) — MLPLENVTVLDFSTLLPGPLAGLMLARAGARVIKIERPGTGDEMRSYEPRFGDHSVNFALLNAGKESIEIDLKSSDAIERLRPLLESADIVIEQFRPGVMDRLGLGYADLKTINERLIYCSITGWGQTGPKALVAAHDLNYMAESGILGLSCGKDGAPILPPVLAADIAGGAYPAVINILLALRTREQTGKGAFLDIAMGENLLSFAYWGLGNGFCAKQWPGSGSELVTGGSPRYQIYRTSDDRYVAAAPLEEKFWINFCDVIGLPHDLRASSADQGRVIDAVTGIIRTKSAAEWMNQFAGRDVCCSIVASLEEAVADEHFAARNIFDRRLTVGRDAIPALPLPIVAEFSADTADTPPRLGESTAKLL; from the coding sequence ATGCTTCCGCTCGAGAACGTCACCGTCCTTGATTTCAGCACACTCCTGCCGGGCCCGCTGGCAGGGCTGATGTTGGCGCGGGCCGGCGCCCGTGTCATCAAGATCGAACGTCCCGGAACGGGGGACGAGATGCGAAGTTATGAGCCGCGATTTGGCGACCATAGCGTCAATTTTGCCCTTCTCAATGCTGGCAAGGAAAGCATTGAGATCGATCTGAAGTCGAGCGACGCGATCGAGCGCTTGCGCCCTTTGCTGGAAAGCGCAGACATCGTGATCGAGCAGTTTCGTCCCGGCGTTATGGATCGATTGGGGCTCGGCTATGCCGACCTCAAGACGATCAATGAGCGCCTGATTTACTGCTCAATCACGGGGTGGGGACAAACAGGCCCCAAGGCGCTGGTTGCGGCTCATGATCTCAACTACATGGCGGAATCGGGCATCCTCGGATTGAGTTGCGGAAAAGATGGCGCGCCCATTCTTCCTCCTGTGCTCGCCGCGGATATTGCTGGAGGCGCTTATCCAGCGGTGATAAACATTTTGTTGGCGCTGCGGACCCGGGAGCAGACAGGAAAGGGTGCCTTCCTCGATATTGCGATGGGGGAAAACCTCCTGTCCTTCGCCTATTGGGGGCTGGGCAATGGCTTCTGCGCCAAGCAATGGCCCGGATCGGGCAGTGAGCTCGTGACCGGTGGGAGTCCGCGCTATCAGATCTACCGGACATCCGACGACAGATACGTCGCAGCCGCTCCACTCGAAGAAAAGTTCTGGATCAATTTCTGCGACGTTATCGGTTTGCCTCATGATTTGCGGGCATCGAGCGCAGATCAGGGACGCGTTATCGATGCTGTTACTGGCATCATCAGGACAAAGTCCGCCGCGGAATGGATGAATCAATTCGCCGGCCGCGATGTCTGCTGCTCGATCGTCGCAAGTCTGGAAGAAGCAGTTGCCGATGAGCACTTTGCTGCCAGGAATATTTTTGACCGCCGTCTGACGGTCGGTCGTGATGCGATACCGGCTCTGCCGTTGCCGATTGTTGCAGAGTTCTCCGCTGACACCGCCGATACTCCGCCGCGTCTCGGTGAGAGCACGGCGAAACTTCTCTGA
- a CDS encoding crotonobetainyl-CoA:carnitine CoA-transferase CaiB-like acyl-CoA transferase (product_source=COG1804; cath_funfam=3.40.50.10540; cog=COG1804; pfam=PF02515; superfamily=89796) yields the protein MKNHLEHAAATTMPADALPVRSTGQGFNLLAGVRVVDLTTSVAGPSATMLLADMGAEVLKIERPIGGDDARSWGPPFLDGESLWFLSVNRNKKSIALDYSKPEGLDILYRLISHADIIVVNLSPRVARKLKVDPATLQQLYPSLIYVSVTGFGLTGDRADWTCYDLIAEGYSGVMDLTGAAGGEPQKVGAPAADMLAGQDAAFAAVSALYARQRTGLGHVIDVALVDSMTRFLACRITPYLGSGEIPTRSGGKDSVIAIYQSFDTSDYPITLGLGNDNLWQKFWTAIGRPEVAATPGMKTNAERRNRRPEIVAMISEILREKPRSHWLALLREARIPAGPINSIDQLVADEALQERGMFYRTKTAHGRMVPQVGTGIVVDGQSNSPRSMPPALGEHTEDVLWGLLGITDDEFRKLDEKSVTGRK from the coding sequence TTGAAGAACCATCTCGAACACGCGGCCGCAACGACAATGCCTGCCGATGCATTGCCTGTCAGGTCGACGGGACAGGGATTCAACCTGCTCGCGGGCGTACGGGTTGTTGATCTCACCACATCAGTTGCGGGCCCATCGGCCACCATGTTGCTCGCAGATATGGGCGCGGAGGTCCTGAAGATCGAGCGGCCGATTGGCGGTGACGATGCCCGCTCGTGGGGACCTCCATTTCTTGACGGAGAGTCGCTCTGGTTTCTCAGCGTGAACCGCAACAAGAAGAGCATTGCGCTCGATTATTCCAAGCCGGAGGGCTTGGACATTCTCTACAGGCTGATCAGCCACGCGGATATCATTGTGGTCAACCTGTCGCCACGCGTCGCACGCAAGCTCAAGGTCGATCCGGCCACGCTGCAGCAACTATATCCGAGCCTGATCTATGTTTCGGTCACCGGCTTTGGTCTCACAGGGGATCGTGCTGATTGGACCTGCTACGATCTCATCGCGGAAGGCTATTCCGGTGTGATGGATCTCACCGGCGCTGCCGGCGGCGAGCCGCAGAAAGTTGGTGCCCCCGCAGCGGATATGCTTGCGGGTCAGGATGCGGCGTTTGCTGCCGTCTCGGCGTTGTATGCACGTCAACGAACAGGACTGGGTCACGTCATCGACGTGGCCCTGGTCGATTCCATGACGCGTTTTCTCGCCTGCCGGATCACGCCATATCTGGGTTCGGGTGAAATCCCTACGCGTAGCGGCGGCAAAGACAGCGTGATCGCGATTTATCAGAGTTTCGACACGTCAGACTATCCGATCACGCTCGGCCTCGGGAATGACAATCTCTGGCAAAAATTCTGGACAGCGATTGGACGCCCGGAAGTAGCTGCCACGCCGGGCATGAAGACGAATGCCGAGCGACGTAATCGGCGTCCCGAGATCGTCGCCATGATCTCGGAGATTTTGCGTGAAAAGCCGAGGAGCCATTGGCTGGCATTGCTTCGCGAAGCGCGCATTCCCGCGGGACCGATCAACTCGATCGATCAGCTCGTCGCTGACGAAGCGCTCCAGGAACGTGGGATGTTTTATCGCACAAAAACGGCACATGGCCGAATGGTGCCGCAAGTCGGAACCGGCATTGTGGTTGATGGCCAATCGAACTCTCCACGCTCTATGCCGCCCGCTCTCGGGGAGCACACTGAGGACGTGCTTTGGGGGCTTCTAGGGATCACCGACGATGAGTTCCGGAAGCTGGACGAAAAGTCTGTAACAGGAAGGAAATAA
- a CDS encoding NADPH2:quinone reductase (product_source=KO:K00344; cath_funfam=3.90.180.10; cog=COG0604; ko=KO:K00344; pfam=PF00107,PF08240; smart=SM00829; superfamily=50182,51735), with amino-acid sequence MRAFQVVEHGPPSSLQINEVGDLKPTADQILIDVRAAGINFPDVLVVSGKYQILPKRPFTPGKDLAGVVLRIGENVTRFAPGDRVLCHVENGAFAEQALVTAEQTFKIPDGLSFQHAAAMGLVYQTAYLALVDRGGFTKGETVLIGGAAGGIGIAAIHLAKGLGARVLAAVRNEDEAAFVTQNGADHIIDISGPDIRDSLRAQVHAATDGHGADVVLDPLGSDFFGAALRAMAWCGRLVVIGFAAGDIPTVKVNYLLLKNISVSGLQWSDYRDRAPQRVEDVQTDIFRLWKEGFVRPQLMKEYPFEELPTALDLISEGKVRGKAVIVMAS; translated from the coding sequence ATGCGCGCTTTTCAAGTCGTGGAGCATGGACCTCCGTCGTCGCTTCAGATCAATGAAGTCGGAGACTTAAAGCCGACGGCCGACCAAATTTTGATTGATGTGCGCGCTGCAGGAATCAATTTTCCTGACGTTCTCGTTGTTTCAGGCAAATACCAAATTCTTCCCAAGCGCCCGTTCACGCCGGGCAAGGACCTTGCTGGCGTGGTGTTGCGCATCGGTGAAAATGTCACGCGTTTTGCGCCGGGCGACCGCGTGCTGTGTCATGTCGAGAATGGCGCGTTTGCCGAACAGGCCCTTGTGACCGCCGAACAGACCTTCAAGATTCCCGATGGCTTGAGCTTCCAGCATGCAGCAGCGATGGGGCTTGTTTATCAGACTGCATATCTTGCACTGGTCGACAGAGGCGGATTTACCAAAGGAGAGACGGTCCTCATAGGAGGAGCTGCAGGCGGTATCGGTATCGCCGCAATCCATCTTGCAAAAGGTCTCGGCGCGCGCGTGCTCGCGGCGGTCAGGAATGAGGATGAAGCGGCGTTTGTGACGCAGAACGGCGCCGATCACATCATCGATATTTCCGGTCCGGACATCCGGGATAGTTTGCGAGCTCAGGTGCATGCTGCAACGGATGGTCACGGAGCGGATGTGGTCCTCGATCCCTTAGGCAGCGATTTCTTCGGCGCAGCTCTGCGGGCCATGGCCTGGTGTGGCCGGCTTGTCGTCATCGGTTTCGCGGCCGGCGACATTCCCACTGTGAAGGTGAATTATCTTCTGCTGAAGAACATCAGCGTTTCAGGTCTGCAATGGAGCGATTATCGCGACAGAGCGCCTCAACGTGTTGAGGATGTTCAAACCGACATTTTCCGCCTTTGGAAAGAGGGCTTCGTTAGGCCGCAACTGATGAAGGAATATCCTTTCGAAGAGTTGCCAACAGCTCTTGACCTGATCTCGGAAGGAAAAGTTCGCGGCAAGGCCGTTATCGTGATGGCGTCCTGA
- a CDS encoding transcriptional regulator with PAS, ATPase and Fis domain (product_source=COG3829; cath_funfam=1.10.10.60,1.10.8.60,3.30.450.20,3.40.50.300; cog=COG3829; pfam=PF00158,PF02954; smart=SM00091,SM00382; superfamily=46689,52540,55785): protein MPRTSLPVLAGALLTDGRTRPIVATGVGTDPRVQSLIGDKIWVDELRERRLTTLNLDRKSFAVLLCTLEEGELLLFCPSPGDAVLNFINNVEFAWDIFNYLLSDPFDAMTVVDANANVVYISPIHEAFFGLKPGEGNGQPVERIIDNTRLHHVVATGKAEVGSIQRMRGSERVVSRIPIRRDGKIRGAIGRVMFKGPQQVDALSARIRALEGEVEFYKRETETLKTRAYGLEAIIGSSPAVQRLRAQIIKVAPLEIPVLIRGESGTGKELVAHALHHLSPRRESTMVNVNAAALPQTLVESELFGYEAGAFTGADKKGRKGKFEQAEGGTIFLDEIGDMPLEVQAKLLRVLQDRMVERVGGQRPRAVDFRLVSATNKDLQSLVEGGSFRLDLYYRISPIVIELPPLRERLDDIPLLAAKFLQDIAYRHARPAPSIAADTMAELMEREWPGNIRQLQHEMERAFVFSDGATLRVEDLSEMPQRRHSTLRDAPKAKSARDLKNVIAEVQKEEIAEAIAACGGNKKKAAALLGISRSFLYKRLAEIDQT from the coding sequence ATGCCAAGGACATCTTTGCCTGTACTTGCGGGCGCGCTTCTCACTGATGGACGGACTCGGCCGATTGTTGCAACTGGCGTCGGAACTGATCCTCGTGTTCAGTCGCTAATTGGAGACAAAATCTGGGTTGATGAACTTCGCGAGCGTCGACTCACCACTCTCAATCTCGATCGAAAGAGTTTCGCCGTCCTGCTCTGTACCCTCGAAGAGGGCGAATTGCTCTTATTTTGTCCTTCGCCCGGAGATGCAGTACTCAACTTCATCAATAATGTCGAATTCGCGTGGGACATCTTCAACTATCTGCTGAGCGACCCGTTCGATGCGATGACCGTGGTCGATGCAAATGCGAACGTGGTCTATATTTCGCCTATTCACGAGGCTTTCTTCGGCCTAAAACCAGGCGAAGGGAATGGTCAGCCCGTCGAGCGCATTATCGACAATACGCGTTTGCATCACGTCGTCGCGACGGGAAAAGCTGAGGTCGGCAGCATCCAACGAATGCGAGGCTCCGAACGCGTAGTTTCCCGAATTCCGATCAGGCGTGACGGGAAGATACGCGGCGCAATCGGGCGCGTCATGTTCAAGGGACCTCAGCAGGTCGACGCTCTCAGCGCTCGCATTCGCGCGCTTGAAGGAGAGGTCGAGTTTTACAAGCGAGAAACCGAAACACTCAAGACACGCGCCTATGGGCTCGAGGCCATTATCGGTTCCAGTCCAGCGGTACAACGATTGCGAGCGCAGATCATCAAAGTTGCGCCCTTGGAAATTCCCGTTCTTATCCGCGGCGAAAGCGGGACGGGCAAGGAGCTCGTAGCTCACGCACTGCACCACCTAAGCCCACGACGCGAAAGCACTATGGTGAACGTCAACGCCGCTGCACTTCCCCAAACGCTGGTTGAATCTGAACTGTTCGGTTACGAGGCAGGCGCCTTCACCGGGGCGGACAAAAAAGGACGAAAGGGGAAATTTGAACAGGCAGAGGGCGGGACGATCTTCCTCGACGAAATCGGTGACATGCCGCTTGAAGTTCAAGCTAAGCTTCTTCGTGTCCTTCAGGACCGCATGGTCGAGCGTGTCGGCGGACAACGCCCCAGAGCCGTCGATTTCAGACTGGTATCCGCAACGAACAAGGATCTGCAAAGTCTCGTGGAGGGAGGCAGCTTTCGACTGGACCTCTACTACCGGATCTCACCGATTGTCATTGAACTCCCCCCTCTGCGCGAAAGACTGGACGATATTCCACTTCTCGCAGCAAAATTCTTACAGGATATTGCCTATCGGCATGCGCGCCCCGCACCGTCGATCGCCGCAGATACCATGGCAGAGCTGATGGAAAGGGAATGGCCCGGCAACATCCGACAGTTGCAGCATGAAATGGAGCGAGCCTTCGTCTTTTCAGACGGAGCGACGCTTCGGGTCGAGGATCTGTCCGAAATGCCGCAACGCCGGCACTCAACACTAAGAGATGCGCCAAAGGCGAAATCTGCACGTGATCTGAAGAATGTGATCGCTGAAGTTCAGAAGGAAGAAATCGCGGAGGCGATTGCTGCCTGTGGCGGCAACAAGAAGAAAGCCGCGGCCTTGCTAGGTATCTCGAGATCGTTTCTTTATAAGAGGCTCGCAGAAATCGACCAGACTTGA
- a CDS encoding acyl-CoA synthetase (product_source=KO:K12507; cath_funfam=2.30.38.10,3.30.300.30,3.40.50.980; cog=COG0318; ko=KO:K12507; pfam=PF00501,PF13193; superfamily=56801): MPQCEKVMRPFLTIHHPAKAKAYYELGLWTEDTFYGLVARHAAERPETIALQDGRRALSWLELRQLVDGVAADLREYGLAGGDRVSIWMSNRVEAVVMFLACAREGIACNPSLHKTYTCAEICELLTSLSARALLTEASWGADRSQVDFDAMLVRIPSLKAVYTPDSFPRSIESSSPPNMDPDKIAYLAFTSGTTGQPKCVMHSDNSLLANARDLVRDWGQGPDTVLLSLSPLSHHIAWVGVAQWLLAGGRFVTDDPPAGMSRIDWIEATGATYVLGVPTHAMDILAEQSRLGRADLGKVSVFYMAGAPIPPSVAAAFVEQGIKPQNVYGMTENSSHQYTHPTDDANVIVESCGRGGRAYEVKLFDPNDPDREIAPGEIGHIGGRGAALMLGYFNNQAATEGSFNRAGWFMSGDLGVMDTKGNLRIEGRLKDLIIRGGHNIQPSHIEAIAVRHKDVQRAAAFPVADDRLGERVCIAVSGTIGVDELLNHLRSNGLSKYDMPEYFLRLDEFPLTASGKILKRELVLQVRRGDVQPLFIRDQTTAKSA, translated from the coding sequence ATGCCGCAGTGCGAGAAAGTTATGCGACCATTCCTGACGATCCATCATCCCGCCAAGGCCAAAGCGTATTACGAGCTTGGTCTCTGGACTGAGGATACCTTCTATGGGCTGGTTGCCCGGCACGCAGCCGAGCGTCCGGAGACGATTGCACTGCAAGATGGACGACGCGCGTTGTCGTGGCTCGAGCTTCGTCAGCTCGTAGATGGTGTTGCCGCGGATTTGCGCGAGTATGGACTGGCCGGAGGCGACCGAGTCTCAATTTGGATGTCGAACCGCGTAGAGGCGGTCGTCATGTTCCTCGCTTGTGCCCGAGAGGGCATTGCTTGCAACCCCTCGCTGCACAAGACGTATACCTGCGCTGAAATATGCGAATTGTTGACGTCGCTGTCGGCAAGGGCGCTGCTCACCGAAGCGAGTTGGGGAGCCGATCGTTCTCAAGTCGATTTCGATGCGATGCTTGTTCGTATTCCCTCTCTGAAGGCGGTCTATACTCCGGATTCTTTTCCTCGGTCCATCGAGAGCTCATCCCCTCCGAATATGGACCCTGATAAAATCGCCTATCTCGCGTTTACGAGCGGTACGACGGGTCAGCCGAAATGCGTGATGCATTCTGACAATTCGCTGCTGGCAAATGCGCGCGACTTAGTGCGCGACTGGGGGCAAGGGCCTGATACCGTTCTGTTATCGCTATCCCCATTGTCGCATCATATCGCTTGGGTTGGTGTTGCTCAGTGGCTTCTTGCCGGCGGTCGCTTCGTCACCGACGATCCTCCTGCAGGAATGAGCCGAATCGATTGGATCGAGGCTACCGGCGCCACATACGTTTTGGGTGTACCAACGCACGCCATGGATATCCTCGCTGAGCAATCGAGGCTCGGTCGTGCCGATCTCGGCAAGGTGTCGGTCTTTTACATGGCTGGTGCGCCAATTCCGCCAAGCGTTGCCGCAGCATTTGTGGAGCAGGGTATCAAGCCGCAGAACGTTTACGGCATGACCGAGAATTCGTCGCACCAGTACACTCATCCAACCGACGATGCCAATGTGATCGTCGAGTCCTGCGGTCGAGGCGGCAGAGCTTACGAGGTGAAGCTGTTTGACCCGAATGACCCTGATAGGGAAATCGCTCCCGGAGAGATCGGTCACATCGGCGGACGAGGAGCTGCGCTGATGCTTGGATACTTCAATAACCAGGCGGCTACCGAAGGAAGCTTCAACCGGGCCGGATGGTTCATGTCCGGCGATCTCGGGGTCATGGACACAAAAGGCAATCTGCGCATTGAAGGGCGTCTGAAAGATCTCATCATCCGTGGTGGACACAACATCCAGCCATCGCACATCGAAGCGATCGCTGTGCGCCACAAAGATGTCCAGCGTGCTGCCGCGTTTCCTGTGGCTGACGACCGTCTTGGGGAGCGGGTGTGCATCGCAGTCTCCGGGACCATCGGTGTGGATGAGCTGCTGAATCATCTTCGTAGCAATGGGCTGTCGAAATATGACATGCCGGAATACTTCCTGCGTCTAGACGAGTTTCCTTTGACGGCCAGCGGAAAGATTCTCAAGCGCGAGCTCGTTCTGCAGGTCAGGCGAGGCGATGTGCAACCGCTCTTCATTCGCGATCAGACGACTGCAAAGTCGGCTTGA
- a CDS encoding naphthoate synthase (product_source=KO:K01661; cath_funfam=1.10.12.10,3.90.226.10; cog=COG0447; ko=KO:K01661; pfam=PF00378; superfamily=52096; tigrfam=TIGR01929), translated as MTFETIIYEEDGPIGTITLNRPDDGNKFNVTMCHEIRDCINSIRRETRTRVIVITGAGDKFFCIGGRKDGMEDSILYAGVLPTLEMYESIDRLQKPVIASVNGFAVGGGHVLQVMCDLTIAKESAIFRQVGPMMGSFDAGYGTWYLEDLVGKKKAKEMWYLNPKISAREALEIGLINKVVPDDKLKEETRAFALSVADRGPFALASIKAAFNARHGGVSGLARVSHDLLLRPYLDTDESHELSESFAAKRKPDASKFGK; from the coding sequence ATGACGTTCGAAACAATCATCTACGAAGAAGACGGCCCGATCGGAACGATCACGCTGAACCGGCCTGATGATGGCAACAAGTTTAACGTCACGATGTGTCATGAGATTCGGGACTGCATCAACAGCATTCGCCGGGAAACCCGCACGCGAGTGATTGTGATCACCGGGGCGGGAGATAAATTCTTCTGCATCGGTGGACGGAAGGATGGAATGGAAGATTCGATCCTCTACGCTGGCGTTCTTCCGACACTTGAAATGTACGAGTCGATCGATCGCCTTCAGAAGCCGGTCATTGCCAGCGTCAATGGCTTCGCGGTGGGCGGCGGACATGTGCTTCAGGTGATGTGCGATCTGACCATTGCCAAGGAAAGCGCGATTTTTCGCCAAGTCGGTCCGATGATGGGGTCCTTCGATGCGGGATACGGTACTTGGTATCTCGAAGATCTCGTTGGCAAGAAGAAAGCCAAGGAAATGTGGTACCTCAATCCAAAAATCTCCGCGCGTGAAGCCCTCGAGATCGGTCTCATCAACAAGGTCGTGCCTGACGACAAATTGAAGGAAGAGACGCGGGCATTTGCGCTTTCTGTTGCTGATCGGGGTCCGTTTGCGCTTGCTTCCATCAAGGCAGCGTTCAACGCTCGCCATGGCGGTGTATCCGGGCTTGCCCGCGTATCCCACGATCTGTTGCTTCGTCCTTATCTCGATACTGACGAAAGTCATGAGCTCTCAGAGTCGTTCGCGGCCAAGCGTAAGCCCGACGCGTCCAAGTTCGGGAAGTAG
- a CDS encoding enoyl-CoA hydratase (product_source=KO:K01715; cath_funfam=1.10.12.10,3.90.226.10; cog=COG1024; ko=KO:K01715; pfam=PF00378; superfamily=52096), which produces MAVELIRQDGCGLLRLNRPEALNALSFSILGEISAAIDEVAGWDVRALVVTGAGEKAFCAGADIKELRGRNMTAQKRGAEFGQATFSKLERLPFPTVAAINGFAFGGGLELALACTFRLASPNAKMGLPEIKLGLIPGYGGTQRLPRLIGEGRALDMILLGRTVSAQEAHSIGLVHRIAEQDVLAEAMAFTKEFSSYSLIALGLAREAVTRALDVPVHEGLKIEADLSTLAFGSSDAEEGMAAFSEKRQAKFKDE; this is translated from the coding sequence ATGGCTGTTGAACTGATCAGGCAGGATGGCTGCGGGCTCTTGCGCTTGAACCGACCGGAAGCGCTGAATGCGCTTTCCTTTTCCATTCTCGGCGAAATCTCGGCAGCCATCGACGAGGTGGCTGGCTGGGATGTCCGGGCGCTTGTTGTAACTGGAGCGGGCGAGAAGGCGTTCTGCGCCGGCGCGGATATCAAGGAGCTGCGCGGAAGGAATATGACCGCGCAGAAGCGCGGCGCTGAGTTTGGACAGGCGACGTTCAGTAAGCTCGAACGTCTCCCGTTTCCGACAGTTGCCGCGATCAACGGCTTCGCGTTCGGCGGAGGACTGGAGCTTGCGCTTGCCTGCACATTCAGGCTCGCCAGTCCGAATGCGAAAATGGGGCTTCCGGAGATAAAGTTGGGCCTCATTCCCGGATATGGAGGCACCCAGCGCTTGCCGCGCCTGATCGGTGAGGGGCGTGCTTTGGACATGATCTTGCTTGGCCGCACCGTGTCAGCGCAGGAAGCGCATTCGATCGGTCTTGTCCACCGGATTGCCGAACAGGACGTTCTTGCTGAAGCAATGGCTTTCACCAAGGAATTCTCCTCCTATAGCTTGATTGCATTGGGGCTGGCGCGCGAAGCCGTCACCAGAGCACTCGATGTGCCGGTGCATGAAGGATTGAAGATCGAGGCGGATCTCTCGACGCTTGCTTTCGGATCCTCGGATGCTGAGGAAGGCATGGCGGCTTTCTCTGAAAAACGTCAGGCAAAATTCAAAGATGAGTAA
- a CDS encoding NAD(P)-dependent dehydrogenase (short-subunit alcohol dehydrogenase family) (product_source=COG1028; cath_funfam=3.40.50.720; cog=COG1028; pfam=PF13561; superfamily=51735) — MLRKAWRLSLKNVRQNSKMSNGQVIVTGASRGIGEAIAVELDRRDFSVVALSRSGSTAVGVGMICDMTDEGSIARAIAEIAAKGPIVGLVNNAGAHEASPSADLSLAEFERCMRLNASAVLVACRETYPHLKDAGDSLIINIGSFFDKMAVAENLAYCASKAAVGAITRCLASEWAKDGIRVLDIAPGYVETELNRDFLANPKVKSWLERRVPVKRAGTAAEVARLVGALYSEKIGFLTGETIYIDGGHGANL; from the coding sequence ATGCTGAGGAAGGCATGGCGGCTTTCTCTGAAAAACGTCAGGCAAAATTCAAAGATGAGTAACGGACAGGTCATTGTCACTGGCGCGAGCCGTGGAATTGGTGAAGCCATCGCGGTCGAGCTGGATCGACGCGACTTCAGCGTTGTTGCTTTGTCACGCAGCGGATCCACTGCAGTCGGCGTCGGCATGATATGCGACATGACGGATGAAGGCTCCATCGCGCGCGCGATCGCGGAGATCGCTGCAAAAGGCCCAATCGTTGGTTTGGTGAACAACGCCGGCGCGCATGAGGCGTCTCCCAGTGCAGATCTCTCACTTGCAGAATTTGAGAGGTGCATGCGGCTCAACGCATCCGCCGTTCTCGTAGCATGCCGCGAAACCTATCCGCATCTCAAGGATGCGGGCGACAGTCTCATCATCAACATTGGATCATTCTTCGACAAGATGGCAGTGGCCGAAAATCTTGCTTACTGCGCGTCCAAGGCGGCGGTCGGTGCGATCACACGCTGCCTGGCCTCGGAATGGGCGAAGGACGGGATCCGGGTCCTGGACATTGCGCCAGGCTATGTAGAAACCGAATTGAACCGAGATTTCCTGGCGAATCCGAAGGTCAAAAGCTGGCTCGAGCGCCGCGTTCCGGTCAAACGCGCCGGCACGGCTGCAGAGGTCGCTCGATTGGTAGGTGCACTGTACTCCGAGAAGATCGGCTTTCTGACCGGCGAGACGATCTACATCGATGGCGGACACGGAGCCAACCTCTGA